The Nitrospirota bacterium genome window below encodes:
- the crcB gene encoding fluoride efflux transporter CrcB, with the protein MIKLLLIGAGGFIGSVLRYLASGFAQALSQSTVFPYGTLAVNVLGCLCIGFLSRLCAGSALIGADAQAFLIVGILGGFTTFSAFGNETMNLIREGEAALALLNAGAQVLLGLGAVWLGYTLAAAIWR; encoded by the coding sequence ATGATTAAACTTTTACTAATCGGGGCCGGTGGGTTCATCGGTTCTGTCCTTCGCTATCTCGCGAGTGGCTTTGCGCAAGCGCTCAGCCAGAGCACCGTATTTCCCTACGGGACGCTGGCGGTGAATGTGCTGGGCTGTCTCTGCATCGGATTCCTGTCCAGGCTTTGTGCCGGCAGCGCACTCATCGGCGCCGACGCGCAAGCCTTTTTGATTGTCGGCATTCTCGGAGGATTTACGACCTTTTCGGCCTTCGGCAATGAAACGATGAATTTAATCCGGGAAGGGGAGGCGGCGCTCGCCTTGCTGAATGCCGGCGCGCAAGTGTTGCTGGGGCTTGGCGCGGTTTGGCTCGGTTATACGCTGGCTGCTGCGATCTGGCGATGA
- a CDS encoding DUF3422 family protein — translation MSNPEIAKPDAGELIRKLHERPQMPLAEWLQAPAHVHYKAFRMTDPPVQRPASRDEFLSLLKAFAVSAEEMVVHEAFGYGVKTAAAGDRLIVIWQAHTEYYSYQIWHIPSSRTAGVVFGPMTFPDYRFPITPLGAEVCHLDIVLMADPLPDSEALRPHFPGPVMYGSRILDEETSLVTSFTPDEYGREHYWVSVGSVRASRSHLKDIVDAIVRIETYYHLLLMQKPLFSAAIDQAYKFEQVHLKQREIITEHIGHADSQTLQRWLNGLTQDLLKTTRLSGRLHFELSSSLPYDKIVQRTLASLNERPLPLYRPMSDFVFSGITGVAEGYQQLLKRIDTLRSGFEGIISIIRARVDLMLQSQNLTLLSSVDKTTKSQAILQHTVEGLSVIVIAYYLSGLAGYVFKGLHEMGWLRHAEIAAALFVPLAVGLAFFITSFSRKHLHKKLSGEPAAAPEKL, via the coding sequence ATGTCGAATCCTGAGATCGCCAAGCCGGATGCCGGCGAACTGATCCGGAAGCTGCACGAGCGGCCGCAGATGCCGCTGGCCGAGTGGCTGCAAGCCCCGGCGCACGTCCATTACAAAGCGTTTCGCATGACCGATCCTCCGGTGCAGAGGCCGGCGAGCCGTGACGAGTTCCTGTCGCTCTTGAAGGCCTTTGCCGTTTCCGCGGAGGAGATGGTGGTGCATGAGGCGTTTGGCTATGGCGTCAAGACGGCTGCGGCCGGCGATCGGCTGATCGTGATCTGGCAAGCGCATACGGAATACTACAGCTATCAAATCTGGCATATCCCGTCCTCCAGGACTGCGGGAGTGGTGTTCGGCCCGATGACGTTCCCGGACTATCGGTTTCCGATCACACCGCTCGGCGCGGAAGTCTGTCATTTGGATATCGTCCTGATGGCCGACCCATTGCCGGACAGTGAGGCGCTGCGTCCTCATTTCCCAGGCCCGGTCATGTATGGCAGCCGGATTCTGGATGAGGAGACCTCGCTGGTCACCAGCTTTACGCCGGACGAATATGGGAGAGAACACTATTGGGTCAGCGTGGGGTCGGTCAGGGCCAGCCGGTCCCATTTGAAGGATATCGTCGATGCCATTGTCCGGATCGAAACCTACTATCACTTGTTGCTGATGCAGAAGCCGTTGTTCTCGGCTGCGATCGATCAGGCCTATAAGTTCGAGCAGGTGCATTTGAAGCAGCGTGAAATCATCACCGAACATATCGGCCATGCCGACTCCCAGACGCTGCAACGTTGGCTCAACGGGCTGACGCAAGACCTGTTGAAAACCACTCGGCTGTCCGGCCGGTTGCATTTCGAACTGTCCTCCTCGCTGCCCTACGACAAGATTGTGCAGCGGACGCTGGCGTCGCTCAATGAACGGCCGCTGCCTCTGTACCGCCCGATGTCCGACTTTGTCTTCAGCGGGATTACCGGAGTGGCGGAGGGCTATCAGCAGCTCCTGAAGCGAATCGACACCCTCCGCAGCGGGTTTGAAGGGATTATTTCCATCATTCGCGCCCGTGTCGATCTCATGCTCCAATCCCAGAATCTGACGCTCCTCAGCAGCGTCGACAAGACGACGAAGAGCCAGGCCATCCTCCAACATACGGTCGAAGGCTTGTCGGTCATTGTGATCGCCTACTATCTCAGCGGGTTAGCCGGCTATGTCTTTAAGGGGCTTCACGAGATGGGATGGCTTCGTCACGCGGAGATCGCCGCCGCCTTGTTTGTGCCACTTGCGGTCGGTCTCGCATTCTTTATTACGAGCTTCAGCCGGAAACATCTCCACAAAAAGCTCTCCGGCGAGCCGGCTGCGGCACCAGAAAAACTGTAA
- a CDS encoding class I SAM-dependent methyltransferase, whose translation MSQIDFDKTLAAGLGAYNRKVGQWWVDQTRNKAHVAAYKNIASHVARCASKESGFLIDYGCGTGLIMKQLVEALPGWNFLGIDGSKVMLSEAETWAASKRKKRQAAIEFRCAKLPDFSAPAAQADVIVFTFPNIVSVPSERRQFEKRFPRDRDLARLLARKQEKGEKAEELFDQLLMSRVVSRNLRTLLRKGGLCVRVDYSQAERHELGRFDLLATLFEEGSLNTTQAHLRPQKFFKLRSSQYYPSAVILDVYEQTKDKDFLEGGYLVSVLEAT comes from the coding sequence ATGTCACAGATTGATTTTGATAAGACCCTGGCTGCTGGCCTCGGGGCCTACAACCGGAAAGTGGGACAGTGGTGGGTGGACCAGACGAGGAACAAGGCTCATGTGGCAGCCTATAAGAACATTGCGAGCCATGTGGCGCGGTGCGCGTCGAAGGAGAGCGGTTTTCTTATCGATTATGGATGCGGCACCGGCCTGATCATGAAGCAGCTGGTCGAGGCGCTTCCCGGTTGGAACTTTCTCGGTATCGATGGGTCGAAGGTGATGTTGAGTGAGGCGGAGACCTGGGCTGCTTCCAAGCGAAAAAAACGCCAGGCCGCCATTGAGTTTCGTTGTGCGAAATTGCCGGACTTCTCTGCTCCCGCCGCGCAGGCGGACGTTATTGTGTTTACCTTCCCCAATATCGTGTCTGTGCCCAGTGAGCGGCGCCAATTTGAAAAGCGCTTCCCGCGAGATCGGGATCTTGCGCGCCTGTTAGCCAGGAAACAGGAAAAGGGGGAGAAAGCCGAGGAGCTCTTCGATCAATTGCTCATGAGCCGGGTGGTGTCGCGGAACCTTCGTACGCTGCTGCGGAAGGGCGGCCTGTGCGTGCGCGTCGATTATAGTCAAGCTGAACGGCATGAGTTGGGCCGGTTCGACCTGCTGGCGACGTTGTTCGAAGAGGGGTCGCTGAACACGACGCAGGCGCATCTGAGGCCGCAGAAGTTTTTCAAGCTGCGCTCCTCGCAATATTATCCGTCGGCGGTCATTCTGGATGTCTATGAACAGACCAAGGATAAGGACTTTCTCGAGGGCGGCTATTTAGTCAGTGTGCTGGAAGCGACCTAG
- a CDS encoding NnrS family protein, whose product MPDHADEGADYQGLALFSYGFRPFFLGASLFAALAIPVWILTLVGVGGLGFLYPARDWHVHEMVFGFLPAVITGFLFTAIPNWTDRTPIRGTALILVSILWLAGRVLMAVPLLTPVLSASVDAAFLVVVAGLVWREIAAVKSWSHAPIGGLISLYACANILFHVSALSGAATDRPERMALALVLVLLALIGGRVTPNFTREFLAEQGTSEQPAAFSRFDGLSVLLVVIAAVSWIVQPHAMVTGWLFLAAGVLNVGRLLRWYGWLTWREPLVLILNLGYGWLTLSLLVLGSAILWLDLPPADAVHALTTGAVGVMTLAVMTRASLGHTGHPKHAGPLTVCIYLLVNLGALLRVVGPATAFPTNMMLTAAAVAWSGAYLLFALVYGRFLLSPSIEE is encoded by the coding sequence ATGCCTGATCACGCAGACGAGGGAGCGGACTACCAGGGCCTGGCGCTTTTTTCGTATGGGTTCAGACCATTTTTTCTTGGCGCATCGCTGTTTGCCGCTCTGGCGATTCCTGTATGGATTTTGACTCTTGTCGGAGTCGGTGGATTGGGATTTCTCTATCCGGCGCGGGATTGGCATGTGCATGAGATGGTCTTTGGCTTTCTGCCTGCTGTGATCACCGGCTTCCTGTTCACGGCGATTCCCAATTGGACCGACCGTACTCCGATCAGGGGCACGGCATTGATCCTGGTCTCGATCTTGTGGCTGGCCGGCCGTGTGTTGATGGCCGTTCCATTGCTCACGCCTGTTCTTTCTGCTTCCGTTGATGCCGCGTTTCTTGTGGTGGTGGCTGGGCTGGTTTGGCGCGAAATTGCCGCGGTGAAGAGCTGGTCCCATGCCCCGATAGGAGGACTGATCAGTCTCTATGCCTGCGCCAATATCCTGTTCCATGTATCGGCTTTGAGCGGAGCTGCGACGGATCGTCCCGAGCGCATGGCCCTGGCGTTGGTCTTGGTGCTGTTGGCGCTCATCGGTGGACGAGTGACTCCCAACTTTACCCGCGAGTTCCTGGCCGAACAGGGAACGTCCGAGCAGCCTGCAGCCTTTTCCCGTTTCGATGGCCTGTCGGTGTTGCTCGTGGTCATTGCCGCTGTCTCGTGGATCGTTCAGCCTCACGCGATGGTCACAGGCTGGCTGTTCCTGGCGGCCGGGGTACTCAATGTTGGCCGTTTATTGCGTTGGTACGGCTGGCTCACTTGGCGGGAGCCGTTGGTGCTGATCCTGAATCTAGGGTATGGGTGGCTGACCCTGTCGTTGCTGGTATTGGGTAGCGCGATTCTCTGGCTGGACCTGCCGCCGGCGGATGCGGTGCACGCGCTCACGACCGGCGCGGTGGGCGTGATGACTCTGGCGGTGATGACTCGCGCCAGCCTGGGCCATACGGGGCATCCCAAACATGCAGGTCCTCTGACGGTCTGTATCTACCTCTTGGTCAACCTGGGTGCGTTGCTGCGGGTCGTCGGGCCGGCCACGGCGTTTCCGACGAACATGATGCTCACGGCTGCGGCTGTTGCGTGGAGTGGGGCCTATCTGTTGTTCGCCTTGGTCTATGGTCGGTTTCTTCTCAGTCCGAGTATCGAGGAATGA
- a CDS encoding alkene reductase, whose product MKQGIDLFTPIQVGPYELRNRIVMAPLTRNRAGQGQVPQPMNVLYYRQRASAGLIISEATQVCLEGVGYPNTPGIHSVEQVKGWRAITEAVHQEGGRIFLQLWHAGRISHPSLQPGGVLPVAPSAIKPEGDAITYEGLKPFVTPRALDLAELPGIVAQYRQGAQYALEAGFDGVEVHSANGYLLDQFLRDGSNHRTDAYGGSIENRARLLFEVVEAVTQVWGVNRVGVRISPVNPFNSMQDFDPDTTFGYVAKKLGALKLAYLHAVEMDQSGVTTGQSVDFHRLRDLFGGIYMVCGCYTYERATAALAKGEADLIAFGRLFLANPDLPARFAKGAPLNVPQVETFYGGTEKGYTDYPSLAGS is encoded by the coding sequence ATGAAACAGGGGATCGATCTGTTTACTCCGATACAGGTAGGGCCCTATGAGCTGCGCAATCGGATCGTGATGGCGCCGTTGACGCGCAATCGCGCCGGGCAGGGGCAGGTGCCGCAACCGATGAATGTGCTGTATTACCGGCAACGGGCCTCGGCTGGCCTCATCATCAGCGAGGCGACGCAGGTCTGCCTGGAAGGGGTCGGCTATCCGAATACGCCCGGCATCCATTCTGTCGAACAAGTGAAGGGCTGGCGCGCGATCACCGAGGCGGTGCATCAAGAGGGCGGGCGCATCTTCTTGCAGCTCTGGCATGCGGGGCGCATCTCCCATCCGTCGTTGCAGCCTGGCGGGGTTCTTCCTGTGGCCCCCTCTGCGATCAAGCCGGAAGGCGATGCCATCACTTATGAAGGGCTCAAGCCCTTCGTCACGCCCAGGGCCCTCGATCTCGCGGAGCTTCCGGGGATTGTGGCCCAGTATCGCCAGGGCGCGCAATATGCGCTGGAGGCGGGATTCGACGGGGTCGAAGTCCATTCCGCCAATGGCTATCTTCTCGATCAGTTCTTGCGCGACGGGTCAAACCATCGCACCGATGCCTACGGCGGCTCGATTGAAAACCGTGCGCGATTGCTATTTGAAGTGGTCGAGGCAGTCACGCAGGTCTGGGGCGTGAATCGGGTCGGAGTCAGGATTTCGCCGGTCAACCCATTCAACAGCATGCAGGACTTCGATCCTGACACAACATTCGGCTATGTGGCCAAGAAGCTCGGTGCCCTTAAACTGGCCTATCTGCATGCGGTGGAGATGGATCAGTCCGGGGTCACGACCGGGCAATCGGTCGATTTTCACCGTTTACGCGATCTCTTTGGCGGCATCTACATGGTCTGTGGCTGCTATACCTACGAGCGAGCGACGGCGGCTCTTGCCAAAGGCGAGGCCGATCTCATTGCCTTCGGACGGCTCTTCCTGGCCAATCCTGATTTGCCGGCACGGTTTGCCAAGGGCGCTCCCTTGAACGTGCCTCAGGTCGAAACCTTTTATGGGGGGACTGAGAAGGGCTATACCGACTATCCGAGCTTGGCAGGATCCTGA
- a CDS encoding type II toxin-antitoxin system RelE/ParE family toxin has protein sequence MEYDVVFPSERVERLFQKTLEKIPTDYSAAIIAAVRSLKSNPQPQGKRTKKLVGELIVSRFTAEYRLRVGPYRVLYDIDDQRKKVVLLKLAKRDDQTYG, from the coding sequence GTGGAATACGACGTCGTCTTCCCGAGCGAACGGGTCGAACGTCTCTTCCAGAAGACATTGGAAAAGATTCCCACAGACTACAGTGCCGCGATCATCGCCGCCGTCAGATCGCTCAAAAGCAATCCCCAGCCTCAAGGCAAGCGCACCAAGAAGCTGGTCGGAGAACTCATCGTGTCCCGATTCACCGCTGAGTATCGGCTGCGAGTCGGCCCCTACCGGGTACTGTACGATATCGACGACCAGCGCAAGAAAGTCGTCCTCCTCAAACTTGCCAAGCGCGACGACCAGACCTACGGCTAG
- a CDS encoding HEPN domain-containing protein, whose product MGTSTNSMYPSILAPLDGVIEAIQRTELCKDVVLRNLEPIEMSTINRDLSGGKRFGFGLGELPAEIVCLEMRLPSQDVTGQNDAWNSHLNYVREIGGNLIRQGVTLLRLAQCGPIGARLAIVPLAPAVPYGYTLAQIEYIPALRRPKYPHSYAINSETLKGIGKFFEKYWHRDLESEPGMRWFNKAYFELNNDDRLAHLVFGLEQLLLRGERERSYLSFKMALRGAWMLEPPSQLRVQQFRQLREGYTLRSELAHGNLMRELTDKELELTTKLEDALRRLMQLYLKCPERFSSEALNLLTLGVQDVLG is encoded by the coding sequence ATGGGCACATCAACGAATTCCATGTATCCGAGTATCCTTGCGCCGCTAGATGGTGTTATCGAGGCAATTCAGCGAACTGAGTTGTGCAAGGATGTCGTCTTGCGGAACCTTGAGCCAATTGAGATGTCGACGATCAATCGCGACCTCAGTGGCGGAAAAAGGTTTGGATTTGGACTTGGTGAACTCCCCGCCGAGATCGTTTGCTTAGAGATGAGGCTTCCTTCTCAGGATGTAACGGGCCAAAACGACGCTTGGAATTCTCATCTGAACTATGTGCGGGAAATCGGGGGCAATCTTATTCGCCAGGGAGTCACGCTACTGCGGCTAGCTCAATGTGGTCCAATTGGTGCACGGCTTGCAATTGTGCCGCTAGCTCCGGCAGTTCCTTATGGGTATACGCTCGCGCAAATTGAGTATATCCCCGCCTTGCGTCGGCCGAAGTATCCCCACAGCTATGCGATCAATTCCGAGACCCTTAAAGGTATTGGGAAGTTTTTCGAGAAATATTGGCACAGGGATTTGGAGTCCGAGCCTGGTATGCGTTGGTTCAACAAGGCTTATTTTGAGCTGAACAATGATGACCGACTCGCACACCTAGTTTTTGGGCTGGAGCAATTACTGTTAAGGGGGGAGAGGGAGCGCTCTTATCTATCATTCAAAATGGCTTTGCGAGGGGCATGGATGCTTGAGCCTCCAAGCCAGTTGCGCGTGCAGCAGTTCCGACAGCTCCGTGAGGGCTACACTTTACGAAGTGAGTTGGCTCACGGCAATTTAATGAGGGAGTTGACCGATAAGGAGCTTGAGTTAACAACCAAGCTTGAGGATGCCTTGAGGCGGTTAATGCAGCTATATCTCAAGTGTCCTGAACGGTTTAGTTCAGAAGCGCTGAACCTCCTGACGCTAGGTGTGCAGGATGTGCTTGGGTAG
- a CDS encoding IS3 family transposase (programmed frameshift), with amino-acid sequence MGARRKFSAEYKREAVAMLESPGVTVSQIAADLGIGANVLGRWCRELRQEPKPAFVGHGRSRDEEMSQLRRELVRVTKERDFLPRSGSVLRESVEVKYRMIQRCRNAFPIRLMCRCLRVSASGYYSWATRVPSARNQENARLLTRIRQLHADSDGVIGSPRIWEDLRYAGERCGRHRVARLMRRAGLRGLPQRRRWRTKPSGTPPAGTRNHLERDFTATASNTEWVTDITYVRTAEHWLYLCIVLDLYSGLVVGWSMSARQDCPLVVQAVLMAIWQRPTRTPVILHSDRGCQFTSAEYQQFLAAHQVTCSMSMVGSCADNAAAESFFGVLKRERVNRRQYQTRAEARADIFDYIERWHNPRQRRRLDQQHQGEQLLTQPSVEMG; translated from the exons ATGGGAGCACGACGGAAGTTTTCAGCCGAGTACAAACGTGAAGCAGTGGCGATGTTGGAGTCACCGGGGGTGACGGTGAGCCAGATCGCCGCAGACCTAGGTATCGGGGCCAATGTCCTGGGGCGATGGTGCCGCGAGTTGCGTCAGGAGCCCAAGCCGGCGTTTGTCGGCCACGGGCGATCCCGAGATGAAGAGATGAGCCAGCTCCGTCGCGAGTTGGTCCGGGTGACGAAGGAGCGGGATTTTTTAC CGAGAAGCGGCAGCGTTCTTCGCGAGAGCGTCGAAGTGAAGTATCGGATGATCCAACGATGCCGCAATGCCTTTCCCATCCGCTTGATGTGTCGGTGTTTGCGCGTGTCGGCCAGCGGGTATTATAGCTGGGCGACGCGGGTGCCGAGTGCACGGAACCAGGAGAACGCCCGGCTCCTCACCCGGATTCGTCAGCTCCATGCTGATTCCGACGGCGTCATTGGGAGTCCGCGGATCTGGGAGGATCTGCGGTACGCCGGTGAGCGATGTGGGCGCCACCGGGTGGCCCGTCTGATGCGCCGCGCTGGCTTGCGCGGCCTCCCGCAGCGGCGACGCTGGCGCACCAAGCCGTCTGGGACACCGCCGGCTGGAACCCGCAACCATTTGGAGCGAGACTTCACCGCCACCGCGTCCAATACCGAATGGGTCACCGATATCACCTATGTGCGGACCGCCGAGCACTGGCTGTACTTGTGTATCGTCCTCGATTTGTATTCCGGGCTCGTGGTGGGCTGGTCCATGAGTGCGCGGCAAGATTGCCCGCTGGTCGTCCAAGCCGTCCTCATGGCGATCTGGCAGCGGCCCACCCGGACCCCGGTCATTCTCCATTCCGATCGGGGGTGTCAGTTTACCTCGGCGGAATACCAGCAGTTCCTGGCGGCCCACCAGGTGACCTGTAGCATGAGCATGGTGGGCAGTTGTGCCGACAATGCCGCGGCGGAAAGTTTCTTCGGCGTCCTCAAACGGGAGCGGGTCAATCGGCGGCAGTACCAGACGCGAGCCGAGGCGAGAGCGGATATCTTTGATTACATCGAGCGCTGGCACAATCCCCGGCAGCGGCGGAGACTCGATCAGCAGCACCAGGGGGAGCAACTCTTAACTCAACCGTCCGTGGAAATGGGGTAG
- a CDS encoding peptide chain release factor 3 — MSLPIEKSSSSDELAREVARRRTFAIISHPDAGKTTLTEKLLLYAGAVHLAGAVHARSNQRASKSDWMELEQARGISITSTALQFDYEGVRVNLLDTPGHQDFSEDTYRTLMAVDSAVMVLDSAKGIEPQTKKLFAVCRKRNIPIMTFINKMDQPGRHPFELLEEIEQTLGMTAVPFNWPIGEGSGFLGLYDLQDPQVLFFQRTAHNQKRAPMRVETFPHPSLAETLGEAYGPLQEEIALLTGAGAKFDRDRFLAGQLTPVFFGSALTNFGVEPFLNGFLRLAPPPGPRMSSKGPVQPTDEQFSGFVFKIQANMDPQHRDRMAFLRIVSGRFEKDMMVHHARLDRKIRMTRPHRLFGRDRETIDEAYPGDVVGLVNPGLFAIGDTLCSGSPLAFDAIPLFPPECFGVLRSQDLTKQKQFQKGLQQLEEEGVMQVFYSPDHVRREPVLAAVGELQFDVVASRLDSEYGVKATVERMPFVLARWVTGEPDAIARIYWPQDTRRLVDKDGRMVMLFGSERLLAYCMKEYASLKFQLREEIGKIEA; from the coding sequence ATGTCTTTGCCGATCGAAAAATCGTCGTCGTCCGATGAATTAGCGCGAGAAGTCGCGCGGCGACGCACCTTTGCCATTATTTCGCACCCGGACGCAGGAAAAACCACCCTGACAGAAAAGCTCCTCTTGTACGCCGGCGCGGTCCACCTGGCCGGGGCCGTGCATGCGCGGTCGAATCAGCGCGCCTCGAAGTCGGACTGGATGGAGCTGGAACAGGCGCGCGGCATCTCCATCACCTCCACCGCCTTGCAGTTCGATTACGAGGGAGTGCGGGTCAACCTGCTCGATACGCCAGGCCACCAGGACTTCAGCGAAGACACCTACCGCACCCTCATGGCCGTAGATAGCGCCGTCATGGTGCTCGACAGCGCCAAGGGCATCGAACCCCAAACTAAGAAACTCTTTGCCGTCTGCCGCAAACGCAACATCCCCATCATGACCTTCATCAATAAGATGGACCAGCCGGGACGCCATCCCTTCGAACTGCTCGAAGAGATCGAGCAAACCCTGGGCATGACGGCAGTCCCCTTCAATTGGCCCATCGGGGAAGGGTCCGGCTTTCTTGGGCTCTATGACCTTCAGGACCCCCAAGTCCTCTTCTTCCAACGGACGGCCCATAACCAGAAACGGGCCCCGATGCGAGTCGAGACCTTCCCCCACCCAAGCCTGGCCGAGACCCTTGGAGAGGCCTATGGTCCGCTCCAAGAAGAGATCGCCCTGCTGACCGGCGCCGGTGCCAAGTTCGATCGCGACCGTTTTCTCGCGGGCCAACTTACGCCGGTCTTCTTCGGAAGCGCCCTGACGAACTTCGGCGTCGAACCATTCCTGAACGGGTTCCTCCGGCTTGCGCCACCGCCAGGCCCTCGCATGAGTTCCAAGGGACCGGTCCAGCCAACGGACGAGCAGTTCTCCGGGTTCGTGTTCAAGATTCAGGCGAACATGGACCCGCAGCATCGCGACAGAATGGCATTTCTCCGTATCGTATCAGGCCGTTTTGAAAAGGACATGATGGTCCATCACGCGCGGCTGGACCGGAAGATTCGCATGACGAGACCGCATCGGCTCTTCGGTCGTGACAGGGAAACCATCGATGAGGCCTACCCCGGCGACGTTGTGGGACTGGTGAATCCAGGCCTCTTTGCCATCGGGGATACCCTCTGCTCCGGCAGTCCCCTCGCCTTCGATGCGATCCCGCTCTTTCCCCCGGAATGTTTCGGCGTGCTCCGAAGCCAGGACCTCACGAAGCAGAAGCAGTTCCAGAAGGGACTCCAGCAGCTGGAAGAGGAAGGGGTCATGCAGGTGTTCTATTCACCGGACCATGTGCGGCGGGAACCGGTCTTGGCCGCAGTCGGAGAACTCCAGTTCGATGTGGTCGCCTCGCGGCTCGACAGCGAATATGGGGTCAAGGCCACGGTCGAACGGATGCCCTTCGTCCTGGCCCGCTGGGTCACGGGTGAGCCGGACGCGATCGCCCGCATCTACTGGCCGCAGGACACCAGACGGCTCGTGGACAAGGATGGCAGGATGGTGATGCTCTTCGGCTCGGAACGGCTCCTCGCCTACTGCATGAAGGAATATGCGTCGCTCAAGTTTCAGTTGCGGGAAGAAATCGGAAAGATAGAAGCCTGA
- a CDS encoding response regulator has translation MSETILLVDDDANVLEGCKRQLHKNFTLETAVGPEEGLKMVAEGGPFAVVVSDYQMPGMDGIQFLTQVREKSRESVRILLTGNADLDSAIQAINQGQIFRFLTKPCPPEVLTSTLTAALHQYKLITAEQELLEKTLSGSIRVLCDMLSFANPEAFGRSSRITRSVQSIVEQLQLPDPWLTTTAAMLSQLGCVILPEIVLDKVYRGDKLDEKEIQLYKQHPFMGADLVAAIPRMKPVAEIIRLQDKPYGGPSASDDPHIGDGIPIGARILKVALDFDALLSAGKSQTEAIAQLKGRKDQYDPKVLDSLVATVSENAKFEVKPVGVADLRNGMILVEDIHSGQGELLASKGQEVNQPMRIRLQSLTKSSPIREPFMVVLPKDMCNQQPDPGEQVMSRFLQRLRAS, from the coding sequence ATGAGTGAGACGATTCTCTTGGTCGATGACGATGCCAATGTGCTGGAGGGCTGCAAACGCCAACTTCACAAAAACTTTACGCTGGAAACGGCCGTGGGACCGGAGGAAGGTTTGAAGATGGTCGCGGAAGGCGGTCCCTTTGCCGTGGTGGTCTCTGATTACCAGATGCCCGGGATGGACGGGATTCAATTTTTGACGCAGGTGCGCGAAAAGTCCCGGGAGAGCGTCCGGATCTTGTTGACCGGCAACGCCGATCTTGATTCCGCTATTCAGGCGATCAATCAGGGACAGATCTTCCGGTTCCTGACCAAACCCTGCCCCCCGGAGGTGTTGACGAGCACCCTCACCGCTGCCCTCCACCAGTACAAGCTGATCACGGCAGAGCAGGAGCTGCTTGAAAAGACCTTGAGCGGCAGTATCCGGGTGCTCTGCGACATGCTGTCGTTTGCGAATCCTGAAGCATTCGGGCGCTCCTCACGCATTACGCGATCCGTTCAATCGATTGTGGAGCAGCTGCAGCTCCCTGATCCATGGCTGACGACGACTGCTGCGATGCTGTCGCAACTCGGGTGTGTGATTCTTCCGGAGATCGTGTTGGATAAGGTGTACCGCGGTGACAAGTTGGATGAAAAAGAGATACAGCTTTATAAGCAGCATCCCTTCATGGGCGCTGATCTGGTCGCCGCCATTCCCCGTATGAAGCCCGTTGCAGAGATCATCCGGCTGCAGGACAAGCCGTACGGAGGCCCCAGCGCCTCAGACGACCCTCACATCGGCGACGGCATTCCGATAGGAGCCAGAATTCTGAAAGTCGCATTGGATTTCGATGCGCTACTTTCGGCAGGCAAGTCGCAGACAGAAGCGATTGCACAGCTGAAAGGACGGAAGGACCAATACGATCCAAAGGTCCTTGACTCGCTGGTCGCCACCGTGAGCGAGAATGCAAAATTTGAAGTCAAACCGGTCGGGGTTGCCGACCTTCGGAATGGCATGATTTTGGTGGAGGACATTCACTCCGGCCAAGGTGAGCTGCTGGCGTCCAAGGGGCAAGAAGTCAATCAGCCTATGCGAATCCGCCTCCAGAGCCTCACCAAATCCTCTCCCATCCGGGAGCCCTTTATGGTGGTGCTTCCGAAGGACATGTGCAACCAACAGCCGGACCCAGGAGAACAGGTCATGAGCCGTTTCTTGCAGAGGCTGAGGGCCTCCTAG